In the Garra rufa unplaced genomic scaffold, GarRuf1.0 hap1_unplaced_464, whole genome shotgun sequence genome, AGTCAACCGATGAAGACATCCCAATGTGTATAATAGGAAACAAAGTTGATTTAAGGGCAGAGAGGCCAGAGGGAAGTTGTGTGAGCGCGCTCCATGGGGAAAAGCTGGCTATGGTAAGTCTTGAGTCCAGGATTTGTATGGGAAGAATGCAATAACAATCATTTCAATCCTAATTTGCAATTGTATATTATAGGCTTATAATGCCCTGTTCTGTGAAGCAAGTGCTAAAGAGGGAACGAATGTCATTGAGGCGGTTTTACACTTAGCAAGGTAAGATATGACATCAGCTCATGCTTATTCTAAAACACATGAAGTGTTTTCAAcctttaaatgtctttaaattaTCACAGAGAAGTCAAGAAAAATGCTAAACTGGGGCGGAGATCAGAGTCACGCGTTAAGCTCAGTCTTCATAAGCAGAAGAAGACGCTGAGCAACTGCTGTGGAGTTTAAGTCATGCAGAGATATGGTATAATTGTGATTTTTAATATCAATGCTTTGTAGTAAAGatagctttttttaattaaaatcttgtattttgtaagaaaaatgttatttttaagtcACTTTTAAGCAGTTTTTAGACATTTGTTGGTGTTTTTAGGCACATTGATCAAATGTATACTCGCACATTTGCCTACAAACCATCAAATTCACTTCAGGGAtcagtgtttatttaaatatatttactttttatttgttatCAAATTACTGTTGTGTTGAAGGATGTTCGTGTAAATGTTTTAacatttgtgttaaataaaagttttatatcTGCTTTAAAGTATAAATCAGATGCCATTTATCCAAGttaatctgcaaaaaaaaaaaggttctccAATATGAAACAAAGCAAATTCCGATTTGAGCTACACTTTATTTAACAGTTTTGAGTAAAGGAAAGCAAATGATTGCTTAATTGTTTTGTAGGTCTGTTATTTTTGGTTTTTACTTGGTAAATATCGATCAAGAAAAGGAAGACCTGTACGCTGTAAAGTAAAGGCTAAATTTGTACAATACAAAAGTTTAGATTTAGCACTACCATTGTTTGTGCTTTAATTTAATCCACAAAAATCAATCCAGTCTAATGACCCCAACAGCGACAGCTTGGGATCATTCGAAGGGTTTGTTGATGTCTTCTATTTGGCTTTGGATTCTACTTTTTCATTGGCTTGCTTTTGCTTCTGCTGCATTATTTCTgcatctctgaaaaaaaaaaaaaaaaagaatatatggAAATTAATAACAGCAGTGATGTGTCCCAGAACACTTTCGCACTTTCAGAAACTAAGCAACACATTATTAAAAGGAAGCTGAATCTAGCTGCTGTTCTGTTAGTATCCGAGTATTGTAGGTTACCTCTGCTTTCTGGCAGCAGCAGATAAACCATCGTCATTTCTCTTGCCCTTTTGCATATCATTTTGCTTCTTGGCATTTTTCTGGCGAGAAAGTTCACGCTGATTTCCCCCTATAGAAGACACAGTGCTGATATTAAACTTATCTGACACCGCCAATCTGAAGGTGTTTTAATCTTAATTTAATCCTATAAAGCCTACCGTATCATTTGATATGTGATTCTTCTGAGACGTCTAAATTATTAACGTTTTGTTGGAAAACCTGTTGTGTCTTCTACATGCCTTCAGCACTCTGGCTTATAGTTCAGACCTCCACCTTCAGGTCGTAATTATTTCAAGAACATTTACTGGACCAAAGCAACTTGGCAATTCAGAACTTCTTTTTTTCCATCTttagaatttttgttttgttaaatgtAAGGAACCAGTAATCTGTCATTTTATTATTGCATTGTTTTGCCCACAACAATGAAAACTAAAGAGCTTTTGTCATAAAACTAAGCACTTAAATGCCATCTTTACGTCCAAAGTTCTGAACGGTAAAATTTattccatttatttaatccaaagtacagaaaaaaacagtattttgaactttttactatttaaaataactatgtatattttaaattgtaatattcatgtgatattttatttttcattataaattattatttttagcatcattactcctgacCAAAATTCATTACTGCTGCTCTAaagatatatttattattattatgatgatgaaaacagctgagtagaatttgaggtttctctgatgaacagCAACTTCAGAAGAACCGCATTTAtctaaaatggaaatcttttgtaacatgtaTTTAtcctcacttttgatcagtttaaagcatccttgctagataaatgtattaatttctttcccaaaaatttatactgactcaaagcttttgaatggtatagtgtatactgttacgaaagcttttctttaaatctattcaaagaatcctgaaaaaggatgatgatgataataaagtTTCTTaaataacaaatcagcatattacaatgattttggAATAaatatgtgacactaaagactggagtaatgatgctggaaatttagctttgatcacagaaataaattacattttaaaatgtatttaaatgtaaaatggttcttttaaatagtaaaaatacattacaagattttaccgtttttgctgtacctctgaccaaataaatgaaggcttggtgagcagaagagacattttgactggtattgtatgtTTGTGGGTAGTATGCCATACTGTTAGGAAAATCTCATTGGTTTACAAACTAATTTACTTTTAtccataaaaataattttatttaaatacttcTAATTTTTGCTCGGCTTGGTCTTCTTAATAAAACTGAGGGGTTTCTTCTTGAGTGTGAGTTACATATTCTTTCACTATATAATATATACTCAATAAACCTGATGTATCAAATAAGATGACTATTTTTAAGGTCTAGTTTAGGAGAAACAACTGCTATATTAATCTCATTTGAGATTTCTCTTTTATATGAGGATGCATGTTTAACGAATACAAGTGATATGTCATTATTTGGAACGCAAAATTTGACTCAAAGACGTTGAATCATTATGATAAACTTCTCTCAAAAAGAAAGCAATGCTTCTGCCGCTTTAATTGTCGAAGATGAAAGGTGTGTGCGTGATATCAACATACCATTTCTATTAACGAATTTAGGACTAATggtgaaaaatatattttgatgtgaTGAAAACATACAGTCGTCATATTAACAGAATTTAAACATTAATTCCGGTGTTATGccaaattctgacccccgccagattactacccccctagtattggtaggtttagggttaggtgtgggggaggggttaggattaggggtggggttaggattaggcaatcaggtagcgatttcaacgagagggggtaataatttggcaggggtcgaaaatgggcacaacaccGGCCAGTCTTAATCCCACAGCCAGTCCCCACAAGCACTGACCCGACTAAAAGACCGCTCATACCCGTCTCACAGCGACCAAATATTGCTATACGAACCCATGTAAGATCCGTTTATATACTCACTGGTCATTTTTGATCAGTTTTGTCCGATTTTCAGATTAGCTCACCCAAAGGGCCGctatctttcttttcaaccagcAAACCGATGCCTCCGTCTTCTTTGTTTTAATGGCGGTCGGCAACCAACGTTAAGGCGCATTACCGCCACCTACGATACTGGAGTATAGGCCTGAGTCAACTACCTTccaaaaaacacaaacacacaaaaaaacatcatCTTCATCTTTTAAATTCTGTTAATTAGGCCAGTTCTTCtcaaataatttaataaacttCCATTGTTATAACCATCAAGAATATTTTTAATGCTAATTTCTAAAGAACCTTGCTTTCATAATTTCTTTCTTTAATATTTCTCTTTCTGTGATGAATTTTTGACAGTGACATAGTATGTGTTCCACTAACTCCTCCTCTTGACAATGATCACTTAAGCCTGTTGGCACAGGAGGCAATCGTCTAATTGGATGCGACATGTGACGTCAGGTACGGAGAATGCAAATTTGTGAAACTAGACCAAGATTTTTTTGGATTTATATGAATTTATCTGAggggatagatggatagatacagtggtgtgaacaagtgttggcccccttccagTCTGGAAAAGGTTCTAAAgctttctaaagctttgggactctagcaaaccacagtgagagccattatccacaaatggcgaaaacatggaacagtggtgaaccttcccaggagtggccggccgaccaaaattaccccaagagcgcagcgacgactcatccaagaggtcacaaaagacctcacaacaacatctaaagaactgcaggcctctcttgcctcagttaaggtcagtgttcatgactccaccataagaaagagactgggcaaaaatggcctgcattgcAGAGTTCCAAGATAAAAAGATTGCGCTGCTGAGcgaaaagaacataaaggctcgtctcagttttgccagaaaacatcttgatgatccccaagacttttgggaaattactctgtggactgacgagacaaaagttgaactttttggaaggtgtgtgtcccattacatctggcgtaaaagtaacactgcatttcagaaaaagaacatcataccaacagtaaaatatgctggtggtagtgtgatggtttGGGGCTGTTTTgttgcttctggacctggaagacttgctgtgataaatggaaccatgaattctgctgtctactaataatcctgaaggacaatgtccagccatctgttcgtgacctcaagctgaagggaacttgggttctgcagcaggacaaagatccaaaacacaccagcaaacccacctctgaatggctgaagaaaaacaaaatgaagaatttggagtggcctagtcaaagtcctgaccagaatcctattgagatgctctggcatgaccttaaaaaggcggtacatgctcgaaaaccctccaatgtggctgaattacaacaattctgccaagatgagtgggccaaaattcctgcacagcactgTAACGGACTCATTGCAAATTATCGCAAACGCTtcattgcagttgttgctgctaagggtggaccaaccagttattaagtttaggggccaaacactttttcacacagggccatgtgggtttggattttgttttcccttcataataaaaaaaacttcattaaactgcatgttttgttatctttgattaatatttaaatttgtttgatgatctgaaaaattaaagtgtgacaaacatataAAAAATCAAGAAGGGGGCAACACTTTCTCACAccactgtagatagatagatagcagtTAAGTactttcattttttcacattttatgttgctgccttatgttaaactgctttaaattaccattttccacatcagtctacactccatacaccataatcacaaagcaaaaaaaaaaaaaaaacaggtttttagcatctttattaaaatttattcaaaataaaaaaaacttaaattattccattgcgtaagtattcatacccttatctgggacagttaaaatttagctcaggagtatTTATATTGCTTggagatgttactacacttcgagtgaagttaaatTGTGGCACATTCTATTGAacgagtatgatttggaaagggacacattttaataaaaggtctaacagccaaaaatgcatatcagaacaaaaaccaagccctgaggaaggaaaaaaaaaaactgcctgtagagctcagagaaagGATTGCATTAAGCAACATCTGGGATCTTCTTAAATTAATCTTAATATTcattaatacatttatgaagtttAGACAATTCGTTTTTGCtgtgtcattatggtgcatggagtgtggATTGATGGAgggtaatttaaaacagtttaccattaggcagcaacataacaaaccgtggggtatgaatacttttgcaaatcACTGTATtgggtataaataaataaaatgcatttgaaattGTAGATTTTCATAATTGTAGATTTggttttgactgtttttttaaatGGCCATACTTGCTCTCAAATGACCATAGCAAAGCAGAACTGACACTTCAGCCATTCATCTGAGAGATACGCCACCTGTGCTGTTATCAGAGACAATGCCTGCATCATAGAATCTGTGATCCTCCTCCAACAT is a window encoding:
- the LOC141317198 gene encoding small EDRK-rich factor 2-like, coding for MTRGNQRELSRQKNAKKQNDMQKGKRNDDGLSAAARKQRDAEIMQQKQKQANEKVESKAK